In Dermacentor albipictus isolate Rhodes 1998 colony chromosome 6, USDA_Dalb.pri_finalv2, whole genome shotgun sequence, the following proteins share a genomic window:
- the LOC135899426 gene encoding putative nuclease HARBI1, whose product MAACYGSFDDFADFAGRVRNITENEAYRYVSPLRPRLKDRQNPMEVYNDAEFSWRYHFSKQVVLRLFEMLPLVPKDNESGHLVPLLLQLLIALRFFSAGTFQVATGNLVNVSQATVSRIIARMSRMIAETLFPQPVKLPNANDLASVMEEFHTIARFPGVSACIDCTHVPIISPGGDDAEVFRCRKAAMARNGLKEHSAFFFGKVCFPF is encoded by the coding sequence ATGGCCGCCTGCTACGGTAGCTTCGACGACTTTGCCGATTTCGCCGGACGTGTGCGCAATATTACGGAGAATGAGGCATACCGATACGTGTCACCATTACGGCCACGGCTTAAGGATCGACAGAATCCCATGGAAGTATACAACGACGCGGAATTCTCGTGGCGGTACCACTTTTCCAAGCAAGTGGTGCTACGGCTGTTCgaaatgctgccactggtccCCAAAGACAACGAAAGCGGTCACCTCGTGCCGCTGCTGCTCCAGCTTCTAATCGCGCTGCGATTCTTCAGCGCCGGAACATTTCAGGTGGCCACCGGGAACCTCGTTAATGTTTCGCAAGCAACTGTGTCTCGAATCATTGCACGAATGTCAAGAATGATTGCCGAGACTTTGTTCCCGCAGCCCGTGAAGTTGCCAAATGCTAATGATTTGGCATCCGTAATGGAGGAGTTCCACACCATCGCACGGTTTCCTGGTGTGAGCGCGTGCATTGACTGCACTCATGTACCCATAATAAGTCCCGGAGGAGATGACGCGGAGGTTTttcgctgtcgaaaggctgcgatGGCGCGGAACGGACTCAAGGAGCACAGCGCGTTCTTCTTCGGAAAAGTTTGTTttccattttaa